The stretch of DNA CCGTACACGAGTGCGATGCCATTACGATCGCCATACATGTTGACATGCTTCATGCCGACATCGCCATGAAAAaggacgagatcgacctCAGCCTGGGCCGCCTCGCTGCTCAGCTGGTCGGCGACATTCTGGAGAAGCTCGCCAATGTCAAAATCTTCCATATGGCGAACTGGCCCAGTTCCTCCGTTGCAGATCGGCACGAGGTTGGCACACAGGTAGTTGAGGCCGCGGAACGACGTCAGGAGTGCTGAGACTGACGTTGCTGGCACCTGAATCGCGCAGCCTGAATACTGTTCCTTGGCATTGTCAAGGAGATGCGGCGGCGAAACGTATAGTAATGTCTGGATCGCGGTCCGTAGAgagtcgacgagctccaCCGAGATCGAGCTGTATGGATCTTCCTTGGCGCCGCCCTTGGGCTGGAGCAGGCCGCTCACGCCCTTGGATGACGAGAACGAACGGTTGAGAGCTGGTGGGGTTGCGAGCGATTGTGCCGCCGATGGATGTGCGCATACTAGTGGGTGCGGTTTATCTGGCACTttcgaggtggagaggggggatgtcggcggcggccgcgtcgTTGCTATTTGTGGGCCATGGTCGTCactggacgagctcgagctcgagtggCCGAACGGATCTTCCGCAAAGGTCGTGGCAGTGGGAAACGGATCTCGCCTAGACGTCGAAGaggttggtggtggccaGCCAAAGCTCTTTGAttccgacgacgaggaggttgcggaCAGCTGCGATGGTGAGTGGGATTCTCTGTGGACACGGACCGAGAGTGGAGGTTCggggtggggaaggggaaTATCGATAGCAGCGCGGAGCGATGAGGTGGACACGGTCTTTGGTGAGACCCCGAGTGACCCAGACACTCTTGGCGAGTCAATGGATGGTCGGGACGGCGATTCTGACGAGTCCCACGATGCGGGAACTTGAATAATGGCTGAAGGGTGGGAAGGGTGTTGTAACACATTGGTGTCGAGGGTTAGGGGCGGGTTGGAAGAGGGCATGTCGCGTCGACTCCGGTCACGAAGACTCCGAGCGGGGCGCGTAGGTGAAAAgggatggcgacgacgaccacgacgAGGGATGATATAAGAGGAGAACTGGAAGTTGTGGGATGGATAGGAATATCGTGGTAGTCATCTGTTCATGGCCCGACCGGCCGGCTCAGCCCACATCCATACCGCAACGGCGACTTTAACCGACGGAACCAATTTCACAACTCACCAGAGGGTTCCTCACTTCACCCACGTCCTCTCGCACTCACAACGTCACGACCTCATGTCTCACGCACTCACGACCTCATGTCTCACGCACTCACGTACTCACGCAATCAAGACATCACGACCTCACGTCCTCACGCACCCATGACAAGAGAATACATATGCAATGCTACTACGCGACTGCCCTTGACTAGAACGACTAGATGCTTACGCCTACGGGCGCTGGAACGACACTATCTCGTCGTACAGCATTCTgcgcagctgctcgcgcgAAATCTCGTCTTTGTACAGGTCAAAGTCGAAGAACGACTGATCCAATGGCTTGGCCgtcggctcgtcctcggggtCATGGTACGCGTCCAGGTACGGGTGCTCGAGGCACTGCTCCACAGTATACCGCTTGCGTGGGTcgactgctgtcagtgGTGGTTGTTAGGTGATGAGAAACTCACAGGTGAGCGTCTTGGTGAGGAAATCGACGGCGAGTGGGTTCGCTTTAGGGTACATGGTCTCGAAGGCTCTCTTCTTGCGGAACGACATGGTGCGGATGTACTCCTTGGAGCGACGCGAGGTGATGGCGTAGAACTCGTCGATTGTGGGTGTGCCGAGaacgtcgaggatgagggagagctggtggtggctgggtcagcttgagcgcggccTTTCTGAGCTCACTAGTCCTTCCCTGGGAAGATGGGCTTGCCGCTGAGcatctcggcgaggatgcaCCCGATGGACCACACGTCGATGGACTGCCGTCAGcgtggcgttggcgaggtgtCTACCTTGGTGTACATTCTAAACGAAAGCATAACCTCTGGTGCACGGTACCATCGAGTCGCCACATCTGGCGTAAGCAATCCCCCAGGAGTACCACGCACACTCGGTCATGAAACCCTGCTCCTTATTCGGGAAGGCGGTCTGCGTGCTGCGGGCGAGGCCAAAGTCGCACACCTTCAGGTCACAGTTGGCATTCAGCAGCAAGTTGGACGGCTTGAGGTCACGGTGAATGACTTGGGTCAATTATTCGCCCAGAGGCAGACTCACTCTCGGCAGAATGGAGGGCCTTGAGCGCTCGACACGTCTGGTAGATAAAGTACTGGCAGTGGTCGTCGCTGAGGTCCTGCGTGCGAATgacgcggtggaggtccGTTTCGAGCAGTTCTTGCACAAGGTACACTGGATCAGCACTGTCAAGAGGGGAGAGAAAGTACCTTCTTTAAAGTGCTCGAAGGATGGTGGCGGGATAAtgtcgaggatggtgatgaTCTGAGTAAGCTTTGGCATTAGAAGTAGACGCGTACGTTTTCGCTGACACCCTCATCGGCAAAGTACTTGAGCAGCTTGAGTTCACGGAGGGTGCGGAGTGCAAACATTGAGTGGTCGAATGGGGCAATCTTCTTGATGGCCACGCGCGTGTTGGATGGCCGGTGGATCGCCGAAACCACGACGCCATATGCGCCCTCTCCGATCACGTCCACAATCTGGTACTCGCTGCCTGTGAAAGTGTCAGCGCCATCatgccgcgcgcgcagaAAGATACATACCGACATTGAAGCGGACTTTACGTGGCGCAGCCGCACTAGACCCGCGGGTCGTCTTCTCTTGAACAGCTGCCATCGTGGAGGCGGATCGCTGTGTGtaggagggaaggttgtgAGGTGTGTCGCCACTGAaagagggaagggagagcTGGATGAGCTGGGAAAGGAGACGTGTTCAGTGGGGTCCGGATATGCTACGTTGGTGTTCGATGGGGCGGCCGAAGCAAGGCCTGATGCAGGTGCGATGGAGATGACTGTGCGGGATGGAATGAGATGGCCGATGCGAAGACGACTGGGGCGGGCTTTATTAGCAAACTGGACAAGGTACTGATGGCCGCGTGTAAGTGTGATCAAGGTGTTGATGTTGACAATGGCCCGTGATATAGAGGGAAGAAGAGATTGCTGGATGCTAGAGGATGAGAATGGAGTAGGAGTAAGAGTAAGAGTAAGAGTAGGAGAatgaggaaggagaggatgatgatgatgggcGATGGACGTTTCGATTGTTCAGGTGTCTAAGTTGGTTCTTACAAGCATGGTAGGCGCGGTAGGTTCGTGCGGGGTAAAAGTGCATGGCCAAGTGAGCAATGGGTAGCGTGTTATACCTATTGTGCAAGTCAAGGTGAACTGTGCGCATCTGAGC from Cutaneotrichosporon cavernicola HIS019 DNA, chromosome: 7b encodes:
- the tmk1 gene encoding uncharacterized protein (Protein tyrosine kinase), with the translated sequence MAAVQEKTTRGSSAAAPRKVRFNVGSEYQIVDVIGEGAYGVVVSAIHRPSNTRVAIKKIAPFDHSMFALRTLRELKLLKYFADEGVSENIITILDIIPPPSFEHFKEVYLVQELLETDLHRVIRTQDLSDDHCQYFIYQTCRALKALHSAEIIHRDLKPSNLLLNANCDLKVCDFGLARSTQTAFPNKEQGFMTEYVATRWYRAPEVMLSFRMYTKSIDVWSIGCILAEMLSGKPIFPGKDYHHQLSLILDVLGTPTIDEFYAITSRRSKEYIRTMSFRKKRAFETMYPKANPLAVDFLTKTLTFDPRKRYTVEQCLEHPYLDAYHDPEDEPTAKPLDQSFFDFDLYKDEISREQLRRMLYDEIVSFQRP